One Dictyoglomus turgidum DSM 6724 DNA window includes the following coding sequences:
- a CDS encoding archaemetzincin family Zn-dependent metalloprotease: MEKYIYIVPIGNIEKDLLDFLKKKIEEVFNIKVKDYKNLSIPEEAYNPQRKQYYSYHFLNLLSSLNPLDAYKILGITNVDLYTDYLNFIFGEAIVNGKECVISIARLDNKFYNLPADNELLKLRTLKEAVHELGHTMGLKHCETPSCVMYFSNTLADTDKKSYNFCPKCKSRLSNFF; this comes from the coding sequence ATGGAAAAATATATTTATATTGTTCCCATTGGAAATATAGAAAAAGATTTACTTGATTTTCTAAAGAAAAAAATAGAAGAAGTTTTTAATATAAAAGTAAAGGATTACAAAAACTTATCTATTCCTGAAGAGGCTTACAATCCCCAAAGGAAACAATATTACTCTTATCATTTTTTAAACCTACTGTCTTCTCTAAATCCACTTGATGCTTACAAAATCCTTGGAATCACTAATGTGGATTTATACACAGATTACTTAAACTTTATCTTTGGCGAAGCAATTGTGAATGGAAAAGAGTGTGTAATAAGTATTGCTCGATTAGACAACAAATTTTATAACCTACCTGCTGATAATGAACTTCTAAAATTAAGAACCCTAAAAGAAGCAGTACACGAATTAGGACACACTATGGGGTTAAAACACTGTGAAACCCCATCTTGTGTCATGTATTTTTCAAATACTCTCGCTGATACCGACAAAAAGAGCTATAACTTCTGTCCTAAATGTAAATCAAGACTTTCTAACTTTTTTTAG
- a CDS encoding DUF401 family protein codes for MIALLKVSIILGIIVVLLTKNFPLAWALLGGSLIMGISFGIPFNMILKGFWEGLSSLDTIKLVLILYLIALFENILREKDLLKNMVLSFKKLINDIRLRLISMPIIMGLLPSVGGALFSAPLLEELSKENNIDPERKSYINYWFRHVWEPFLPIYPGIILASVLTERPLNFFVREALPYGLAVLAIGLFFAFYRANSNQEYRQEKENLENPNEEITENLENLEETPTEEKKEEEIKNPLPTFLISILPILVLLILVIFLHSDLLYTLIGLNIVLFLVLKFDINRIKNLLLNSINIQNLILIVGVMIFKRMLEITGAVSDIAYSLNYSFIPTYLIFFALPLIIGIFTGVTSATVGITFPILIKMLPYQDPSKYIILAFISSFLGIMVSPLHLCLILTKEYFKPDWKSFYNYVLKSGVLLGIFILIKFFLT; via the coding sequence ATGATAGCTTTACTTAAGGTCAGTATAATTCTTGGAATCATTGTAGTTTTGTTAACTAAAAACTTTCCTCTTGCTTGGGCTCTCCTTGGTGGAAGCCTCATCATGGGAATTAGTTTTGGCATTCCCTTTAATATGATCCTTAAAGGTTTTTGGGAAGGACTCTCAAGCTTAGATACTATCAAACTTGTGCTTATCCTGTATCTTATTGCCTTATTTGAAAACATTTTAAGAGAAAAAGATTTACTTAAAAACATGGTTTTATCTTTTAAAAAGCTTATTAATGATATTAGACTTAGATTAATCTCTATGCCTATAATTATGGGACTCCTTCCATCAGTAGGTGGAGCCCTTTTTTCCGCACCTCTTCTTGAAGAACTTTCTAAGGAAAATAATATCGATCCAGAAAGAAAAAGTTATATAAACTACTGGTTTAGACATGTGTGGGAACCCTTTCTCCCCATATATCCCGGAATAATATTAGCCTCCGTACTAACAGAAAGACCTTTAAACTTCTTTGTAAGAGAAGCCCTACCTTATGGGCTTGCAGTACTTGCTATTGGATTGTTTTTTGCTTTTTATAGAGCTAATTCTAATCAAGAATATAGGCAAGAAAAAGAAAATTTAGAAAATCCCAATGAGGAAATTACTGAAAATCTTGAAAACTTAGAAGAGACTCCTACAGAAGAGAAAAAAGAAGAGGAAATCAAAAATCCCCTTCCTACTTTTTTAATTTCTATTCTACCTATATTAGTGTTATTAATTCTCGTAATCTTCCTTCACTCTGATCTTTTATACACTCTCATAGGATTAAACATTGTTCTTTTTTTAGTTTTAAAATTTGACATTAATAGAATTAAAAATCTACTCCTTAACTCAATAAATATCCAGAATTTAATCTTAATTGTTGGAGTAATGATCTTCAAAAGAATGCTTGAAATCACTGGTGCTGTCTCGGATATTGCTTACTCTCTTAACTATTCTTTTATACCCACTTATTTAATATTTTTTGCCCTACCCCTAATTATAGGAATCTTTACAGGGGTAACTTCAGCAACAGTAGGAATCACATTTCCCATCCTTATAAAGATGCTTCCTTATCAGGATCCTTCAAAATATATTATTCTTGCTTTTATCAGCTCTTTCTTAGGAATAATGGTATCTCCTTTGCATTTATGTCTAATACTAACTAAGGAGTACTTTAAACCCGATTGGAAAAGCTTTTACAATTACGTATTAAAGAGTGGAGTTTTACTTGGTATTTTTATACTTATTAAATTTTTCTTAACATAA
- a CDS encoding putative DNA modification/repair radical SAM protein: MNNTEKLEILSEAAKFDLCGSFLCSKESIQRKPTLKGWIYPTTLPDGRTVRLLKILLSNDCIHNCYYCANRRDRNFQRVSFTADELVRLFLELRRKNLVDGLFLSSAVTKSPKYTMEQMLKTVEILREKHNFKGYIHLKILPESSLDYIEAAIRYADRVSVNLEAPKEDYLKEIAPEKNLNLLMSKLEMIKKLSERNLKPKSGITTQFVVGATREKDIEILSLTFKLYQEYNLSRAYFSAFQPIPQTPLEELHPTPTWREVRLYEADFLIRKYNFSIDELIFDENGNLPLREDPKIIWAKANPQFFPIEINTATYEQLLRIPGIGPISAKKIIKVRKEQKIKDIKDLKKLGIQVERCKNYILINGRRPFSEKQLSLL; encoded by the coding sequence ATGAATAATACTGAGAAATTAGAAATATTATCAGAAGCTGCCAAATTTGATCTATGTGGGTCCTTCTTATGCTCAAAAGAGTCAATCCAAAGAAAACCCACATTGAAGGGTTGGATATATCCTACCACTCTCCCCGATGGAAGAACAGTAAGACTTCTAAAAATCCTTTTATCCAATGATTGTATTCATAACTGCTACTACTGTGCCAATAGAAGAGATAGAAATTTCCAAAGAGTAAGCTTTACAGCTGATGAATTAGTAAGGCTTTTTTTAGAACTTAGGAGAAAAAATCTTGTTGACGGACTTTTCTTAAGCTCTGCAGTAACCAAATCTCCTAAGTATACCATGGAACAAATGTTAAAAACAGTAGAAATTCTAAGAGAAAAACACAATTTTAAAGGATATATTCATTTGAAAATCTTACCCGAATCTTCCTTGGACTACATAGAAGCAGCTATAAGGTATGCTGATAGAGTCTCTGTAAACTTAGAAGCTCCAAAGGAGGACTACCTTAAAGAAATCGCCCCCGAGAAAAATTTAAATCTTCTTATGAGTAAGCTTGAAATGATCAAAAAATTATCTGAAAGAAATCTAAAACCCAAATCTGGAATAACTACTCAATTTGTAGTAGGAGCCACAAGGGAAAAAGATATAGAAATTCTTTCCCTTACTTTCAAACTTTATCAAGAATATAACCTCTCGCGAGCTTATTTTAGTGCTTTTCAACCTATACCTCAAACCCCCTTAGAAGAACTACATCCTACCCCTACATGGAGAGAAGTAAGATTATATGAAGCGGATTTTCTAATTAGAAAATACAATTTTTCAATTGACGAACTTATCTTTGATGAAAATGGGAATCTTCCCCTAAGAGAAGACCCAAAAATCATTTGGGCAAAGGCAAATCCTCAATTTTTCCCAATAGAGATAAATACAGCAACCTACGAACAACTTTTAAGAATACCTGGAATCGGACCTATAAGCGCAAAGAAGATTATAAAGGTAAGAAAAGAACAAAAGATAAAAGACATAAAAGACTTGAAAAAGTTAGGAATTCAAGTAGAAAGATGTAAGAATTACATCTTAATAAATGGAAGAAGACCTTTCTCAGAGAAGCAACTCTCACTCCTCTAA
- a CDS encoding FtsB family cell division protein has product MAWQEYIKKKQKCKIDPYKIMFFFFLLYLSPSIYNGVKDYIEYTKKLKELLERKTKLEKEVKELREIAYHMNDPYIIEKIAREKLFMGRPGEEPILIIEKNTEDKKLKIDFLNLFKK; this is encoded by the coding sequence GTGGCGTGGCAAGAATATATTAAAAAGAAACAAAAGTGCAAAATAGACCCTTACAAAATTATGTTCTTTTTCTTTTTACTATATCTTAGTCCATCTATCTATAACGGAGTCAAAGATTATATAGAATACACCAAAAAATTAAAGGAACTTTTAGAAAGAAAAACCAAATTGGAAAAAGAAGTAAAAGAATTAAGGGAAATTGCATACCATATGAATGATCCTTACATAATTGAAAAGATAGCCAGGGAAAAGCTATTTATGGGAAGACCAGGAGAAGAACCCATATTGATAATTGAAAAGAATACTGAAGATAAAAAATTAAAAATTGATTTCTTAAATCTTTTTAAGAAATAA
- the pyk gene encoding pyruvate kinase, whose protein sequence is MLRKTKIVCTIGPASEREEILRELIKAGMNVARLNFSHGDYNVHGERIRLIRKLSEELETPIPILQDLQGPKIRVGEIENDKVFLKDNEEIALTPKELVGNEKLVSVSYPHLLEDINIGDRILIDDGLIELKVIDKKEDKLICHIIHGGYISSRKGVNFPDSTLRVSPLTEKDKKDVLFGIEKKVDFIALSFVQRASDILELKEFLELHDARIPVIAKIEKREAVNNFREILEVADGIMVARGDLAIEMSNEEVPLIQKKIIRETRLAGKPVITATQMLISMVNNPTPTRAEVSDVANAILDGTDAVMLSNETATGKYPVESVQIMDKIARRVEKEFPYDTFLQESNCHKNITEAITFSTCQIAKEIEASAIVTATHSGFTARHISKYRPKAPIFAITHFPEVQRRLNLSWGVTPLLTEVFYNTDEMFEKSTKILLQKNYVKRGDTIVITAGIPMGISGMTNLIKVHVISDVIGQGHGLGGEAKTAKVIIAKNAKEAISKVTEDVILLIPTFEKELEIILDKLQGIIIEDEKIPPFLIPWRSKGISIIVGAKNLSEKLKDNEIITIDPERGVIYRGVARIY, encoded by the coding sequence TTGTTGAGAAAAACCAAAATAGTATGCACTATAGGTCCTGCCAGTGAAAGAGAAGAGATTTTAAGAGAGTTAATAAAAGCAGGAATGAACGTAGCAAGATTAAACTTCTCACATGGAGATTACAATGTCCATGGTGAAAGAATAAGACTAATAAGAAAGCTCTCTGAAGAATTAGAAACTCCTATACCCATTTTACAAGATCTCCAAGGACCAAAGATAAGAGTTGGAGAAATAGAAAACGACAAGGTATTTCTGAAAGATAATGAAGAGATTGCTCTTACCCCTAAAGAATTAGTAGGAAATGAAAAATTAGTTTCTGTAAGCTATCCTCACCTTCTCGAAGATATAAACATAGGAGATAGAATTCTTATTGATGATGGACTCATAGAGCTTAAAGTCATAGATAAAAAAGAAGACAAGTTAATATGCCACATTATCCATGGAGGCTATATTTCTAGTAGAAAAGGAGTAAACTTTCCTGATTCTACCCTTAGAGTTTCTCCTCTTACTGAAAAGGATAAAAAAGATGTACTTTTTGGAATTGAGAAAAAAGTAGACTTTATAGCTCTTTCCTTTGTACAAAGAGCTTCTGACATTTTAGAATTAAAAGAATTCCTTGAACTTCACGATGCTAGAATCCCTGTGATAGCTAAAATAGAAAAAAGAGAAGCGGTAAATAATTTCAGAGAAATCCTTGAAGTAGCAGATGGGATAATGGTAGCAAGAGGAGATCTTGCCATAGAAATGTCTAACGAAGAAGTACCACTAATACAAAAAAAGATAATAAGAGAAACAAGGCTTGCTGGAAAACCTGTAATAACAGCAACCCAAATGTTAATATCTATGGTGAATAATCCTACTCCAACAAGGGCAGAGGTAAGTGATGTGGCAAATGCAATCCTTGATGGTACCGATGCGGTGATGCTCTCTAATGAAACTGCCACAGGAAAATATCCTGTGGAAAGTGTACAAATAATGGATAAGATTGCAAGAAGAGTAGAAAAAGAATTCCCCTATGATACCTTTCTTCAAGAATCTAATTGTCATAAAAATATCACTGAAGCAATAACCTTTTCTACCTGTCAAATTGCAAAAGAAATTGAAGCCTCTGCAATAGTTACAGCAACTCACAGTGGCTTTACAGCAAGACATATATCAAAGTATAGGCCCAAAGCTCCAATCTTTGCCATCACTCATTTTCCTGAGGTCCAAAGAAGACTTAACCTATCTTGGGGAGTCACCCCCCTTCTTACAGAAGTATTCTACAATACTGATGAAATGTTTGAAAAATCCACAAAAATCTTACTGCAAAAAAATTATGTAAAAAGAGGAGATACCATAGTAATAACTGCAGGAATTCCCATGGGAATTTCAGGTATGACTAATCTTATAAAGGTACATGTGATAAGTGACGTAATAGGACAAGGTCATGGTCTTGGAGGAGAGGCTAAAACTGCCAAAGTAATTATCGCTAAAAATGCAAAAGAGGCAATAAGCAAAGTAACAGAGGATGTAATCCTCTTGATTCCAACTTTTGAGAAAGAATTAGAAATTATATTAGACAAACTCCAAGGAATAATAATTGAGGACGAAAAGATACCACCATTCCTAATTCCGTGGAGAAGTAAAGGTATAAGCATAATAGTGGGTGCTAAAAATTTATCAGAAAAATTAAAAGATAATGAGATCATTACTATAGATCCAGAAAGAGGAGTAATATATCGTGGCGTGGCAAGAATATATTAA
- a CDS encoding glycoside hydrolase family 130 protein yields MGKYQIIGEKIPNLPWEDRPKGSSDIVWRYSKNPIIKRNHIKRANSIFNSAVVTFNGKFAGVFRVDDKARSMNLHAGFSEDGINWVIEEEPINFIQKTRDPLISEYKYDPRVTFIEDRYYITWCNGYYGPTIGVGYTFDFKEFYQLENAFLPYNRNGVLFPRKINGKYAMLSRPSDRGHTPFGDIFYSESPDMIHWGCHRFVMSAGLTGWQSLKIGAGPTPIETSEGWLLIYHGVLLSCNGYVYSFSAALLDLEKPWKVKYRARSYLLSPQEYYECVGDVPNVAFPCAALCDSETGRLAIYYGGADTVVALAFAYVDEIIDFLKEDGIKYE; encoded by the coding sequence ATGGGGAAGTATCAAATAATTGGTGAAAAAATTCCTAATCTTCCTTGGGAAGATAGGCCTAAAGGAAGCAGTGACATTGTATGGAGATATTCGAAAAATCCAATCATCAAAAGAAACCACATTAAAAGAGCAAACAGTATTTTTAATAGTGCTGTTGTAACCTTTAATGGCAAATTTGCAGGAGTATTTAGAGTTGATGATAAGGCAAGATCCATGAATCTTCATGCAGGATTCAGCGAGGATGGTATAAATTGGGTTATAGAAGAGGAACCTATAAACTTTATTCAAAAAACCCGTGATCCCTTAATTAGCGAATATAAATACGATCCAAGGGTTACCTTTATTGAGGATCGTTATTACATAACCTGGTGTAATGGGTATTATGGTCCTACCATTGGAGTAGGATATACTTTTGATTTTAAAGAATTTTACCAGTTAGAAAATGCCTTCTTACCATACAATAGAAATGGAGTCCTTTTCCCAAGAAAGATTAACGGTAAATACGCTATGCTAAGTAGACCTTCTGATAGAGGACATACTCCCTTTGGAGATATTTTTTATAGTGAAAGCCCTGATATGATCCATTGGGGATGTCATAGGTTTGTTATGTCTGCAGGTCTTACAGGTTGGCAATCTCTAAAAATTGGAGCGGGTCCAACTCCAATTGAGACCAGTGAGGGATGGCTCCTTATTTATCATGGGGTACTTCTCTCTTGTAATGGATATGTATACAGCTTTAGTGCAGCTCTTTTGGATTTAGAAAAGCCATGGAAAGTTAAATATAGAGCAAGATCTTATCTTCTCTCTCCTCAAGAGTATTATGAGTGCGTAGGTGATGTCCCTAATGTGGCATTTCCGTGCGCAGCACTATGCGATTCAGAAACAGGAAGACTTGCTATCTATTATGGCGGTGCAGATACTGTAGTTGCTCTCGCTTTTGCTTATGTAGATGAGATTATTGATTTCCTAAAAGAAGATGGTATAAAATATGAGTAA
- a CDS encoding bifunctional metallophosphatase/5'-nucleotidase yields MRHFKKFSLLLIVFFLFSSLIFAQELKPIEIKILHINDFHGRLQPYIVKSISETIPVGGGAYLSYLINEERSKNPDGTILLSAGDMFQGTPISNIFKGEPVIKMMNYLKFDAMTIGNHEFDWGQELLQTWIKNSNFPYLASNIIKNGDYLPNVKPYVILERKGLKIAIIGLTTPETAYIVKPDYVKDLTFLEPEKVLPNLIKEVKEKGAQLIVVLSHLGYDADKKLAENVQGIDVIVGGHSHTVVTKPTIVRGTIIVQAGYNGIYLGVLDLKIQPETGIILDFTRENELKTVFAAPENKYDTEVANLIETYNSQLKEEFSKVVGETLVDLVRNYNEESNVGNAICDAMLEASKAQIAFQNSGGIRIDIPKGKITMEQVYSLLPFDNVLVEMDLTGKDILDLLEQSATLEKGILQVAGIKVKYDMKRPIGSRVIEVFVNEEPLNPNKVYRVVTNDFLAAGGDKFIAFTRGKNITYGDMLRDVFVEYLKKHSPISPKVEGRSIVIK; encoded by the coding sequence ATGAGGCATTTTAAAAAGTTTTCCTTATTACTAATTGTGTTCTTCCTATTCTCTTCCCTTATCTTTGCTCAAGAGTTAAAGCCTATTGAGATCAAAATTCTCCACATTAACGATTTCCATGGCAGACTACAACCTTACATTGTAAAAAGTATAAGTGAGACTATCCCTGTAGGTGGTGGTGCTTACCTTTCTTATCTCATAAATGAAGAAAGATCCAAAAATCCCGATGGAACAATTCTTCTTTCAGCTGGAGATATGTTCCAAGGAACCCCCATATCTAACATATTCAAAGGGGAACCTGTAATAAAAATGATGAATTATCTAAAATTTGATGCCATGACTATTGGAAATCATGAATTTGACTGGGGACAAGAACTCCTTCAAACATGGATCAAAAATTCTAACTTTCCATACTTAGCTTCCAATATAATTAAGAATGGAGATTATCTTCCCAATGTAAAACCCTATGTAATTCTCGAAAGAAAGGGGCTAAAGATTGCAATTATAGGCTTAACTACTCCTGAAACAGCCTACATCGTAAAACCGGACTATGTAAAAGACTTGACCTTTTTAGAGCCAGAAAAAGTATTACCAAACTTAATAAAAGAGGTAAAGGAGAAAGGAGCTCAATTAATAGTTGTTCTTTCCCATTTAGGATATGATGCTGATAAAAAGTTAGCTGAGAATGTCCAAGGAATAGATGTAATTGTGGGAGGACATAGCCACACAGTAGTGACAAAACCCACTATTGTAAGGGGAACTATTATTGTCCAAGCAGGATACAATGGAATATATCTTGGAGTATTAGACCTTAAAATACAACCAGAGACAGGAATTATCCTTGACTTTACAAGAGAAAATGAGTTAAAGACTGTGTTTGCTGCCCCTGAAAATAAATATGATACAGAAGTAGCAAATTTAATTGAAACTTACAATAGTCAATTAAAAGAGGAGTTCTCTAAGGTAGTAGGAGAAACTTTAGTAGATCTTGTAAGGAATTACAATGAAGAGTCCAATGTTGGAAATGCCATTTGTGATGCTATGCTTGAGGCAAGTAAAGCCCAAATAGCATTCCAAAATAGTGGGGGAATAAGAATAGATATTCCAAAAGGAAAAATAACTATGGAGCAAGTTTATAGCTTGCTACCCTTTGATAACGTCTTGGTAGAAATGGATCTTACAGGAAAAGATATCTTAGATCTATTAGAACAAAGTGCCACTTTAGAGAAGGGTATTTTACAAGTTGCAGGAATTAAAGTAAAATATGATATGAAAAGACCAATAGGATCAAGGGTGATCGAGGTCTTTGTTAATGAAGAACCATTAAATCCTAACAAGGTTTATAGAGTAGTAACTAATGATTTTCTTGCAGCAGGCGGAGATAAGTTTATAGCATTCACAAGAGGTAAGAATATAACCTATGGAGATATGCTAAGAGACGTATTTGTAGAATATCTTAAAAAGCATTCTCCTATAAGTCCTAAAGTTGAAGGAAGGAGTATAGTAATTAAATAG
- a CDS encoding GH1 family beta-glucosidase — protein MVKLVFPKDFLWGTATASYQIEGAWNEDGKGESTWDRFSHTPGAIYQNQNGDVACDHYHRYEEDVKLMAEIGLKAYRFSISWPRIFPEGRGKINPKGVSFYERLINKLLEKNIKPAITLYHWDLPQALEDKGGWLNRDTAKYFSEYASFIFYKFGDMVPIWITLNEPFVNAFLGYAWGWHAPGKKDLKGAFVAGHNLLLAHGLAVQAYKEGGYNGNIGITINVAAVYPYTNSEEDLRAVQVQDAFENRWFIEPIFRKKYPEVIWKILEKNYLSFDFPISDFDIISSPIDFLGINYYTRNIVAHDESNKFLGLKRIEGPNERTEMGWEIYPDGLYDILIQLYRDYKIPIYITENGAAYNDKLENGKVEDNKRIEYLREHIKRAYFAIRDGVDLRGYFIWSLMDNFEWAHGYSKRFGIIYVDYDTQKRILKDSAYFYKKVIEENGIEE, from the coding sequence ATGGTTAAGTTGGTTTTTCCTAAGGACTTTTTATGGGGAACAGCGACAGCATCTTATCAGATAGAAGGGGCTTGGAATGAGGATGGTAAAGGAGAAAGTACTTGGGATAGATTTTCCCATACTCCTGGAGCAATATATCAAAATCAAAATGGAGATGTAGCATGTGATCATTATCACCGCTATGAGGAAGATGTAAAGCTCATGGCTGAAATAGGACTTAAGGCTTATAGGTTTTCAATTTCTTGGCCCAGAATATTTCCCGAAGGAAGAGGAAAGATTAATCCTAAGGGTGTCTCCTTTTATGAAAGATTAATTAATAAACTTCTTGAGAAAAATATTAAGCCAGCTATAACTTTGTATCATTGGGATCTTCCTCAAGCTCTTGAAGATAAAGGGGGATGGCTAAATAGGGATACCGCAAAGTACTTCTCAGAATATGCAAGCTTTATTTTTTATAAATTTGGGGATATGGTGCCTATATGGATCACCTTAAACGAGCCCTTTGTTAATGCTTTTCTTGGTTATGCATGGGGGTGGCATGCTCCAGGTAAAAAAGATCTTAAGGGTGCTTTTGTGGCTGGGCATAATCTTCTTCTTGCTCATGGTCTTGCAGTTCAGGCATATAAAGAGGGAGGATATAATGGAAATATTGGAATTACCATAAATGTTGCAGCAGTTTATCCTTATACTAATTCTGAGGAAGATTTGAGGGCAGTACAAGTGCAAGATGCTTTTGAGAATAGATGGTTTATTGAGCCTATTTTTAGGAAGAAATATCCAGAAGTAATATGGAAGATCTTAGAGAAAAATTATTTGAGCTTTGATTTTCCTATCTCCGATTTTGATATTATATCCTCTCCTATAGATTTTTTGGGTATAAACTATTACACTAGAAACATTGTGGCTCATGACGAGAGTAATAAATTTTTAGGTCTAAAAAGAATAGAGGGGCCCAATGAACGTACAGAGATGGGATGGGAAATATATCCTGATGGGCTATATGACATTCTTATTCAGCTTTATAGGGATTATAAAATTCCTATTTATATCACTGAGAATGGAGCAGCTTATAATGATAAATTAGAGAATGGAAAGGTAGAGGATAATAAGAGGATAGAGTACTTAAGAGAACATATTAAAAGGGCATATTTTGCTATTAGGGATGGAGTAGATTTAAGAGGATATTTTATATGGTCCCTTATGGATAATTTTGAGTGGGCTCATGGGTATAGTAAGAGATTTGGAATTATATATGTAGATTATGATACTCAAAAAAGAATACTTAAAGATAGTGCCTACTTTTATAAAAAAGTTATCGAGGAAAACGGAATAGAGGAGTAG